The segment CTGGCGTTACTTCCTATCAGAGAACCCGAGAGTAAAGCATCTGAAAAGCTGCTCCCTTTCTTTAATAAACCCAAAACCCTTTTTATCAACGGCTTCCTTGACTTTTTTACAACATTTTTGTAATTATCCAGAATGTAATAAGCATTCGTTCCTTCCTTATAATATAAATACAAAAATTGAAATAAATCTTTTTGTTCTGGCAATGATAAACCGGCTTTGCCAATATATAAAATCAACCATTTGCTTTTCTTAATTTTTTTTAGGGTTGTCTTCGAAAAATAAACTCTGAAAAACCCTTTTGTTAATGAAAAACAAAATGCCTCATAGATCATGGAAAAAATAATCCGTTTGTGTTCTTTTCAATAATATTTGCCAGTTCTTTTATGCTGATTCGCTTAATTTCGGCTAATTTGTTTAATATAACAACCAGATATTCTGGCTGATTAATATGTTTTCTGTATGGTTCGGGAGTCAGGTATGGCCCATCCGTTTCAATGAGCAATTTGTCTAAAGGTATTTGCTGGATTATATCCAAAAGATTTTTATTATTCTTAAACGTTATCATGCCGTTAAGCGAAATATAAATACCAATATCCAACAGTTTTTTAAGTGTATCTAAAGGGCCGGTATAAGAATGTAATATCATTTTTATTTTCTTGGTATCTTTGATAATCTGGTAAACATCTTCTTCTGCGCCCCTGCTGTGGATTGAAGCGGGAAGCTGAAATTCCTGTGCTTTTTCTAGAAAATAAATAAAAACGTCTTTTTGTGATTTTTGTTCACTATACGAATAAAAATAATCCAGGCCTATCTCCCCTATTGCTACACATTTCGGATTATTCTTGAATGCTAATAAAGATTCTTCAAACTCTGCTTTTAAAAAGCTTTTAGCTTCATGCGGGTGACAACCGAAACCATAATACAAACATTCATGATTTTGCGATATCTCTTTAACATTCAGACTATCTTTGTAATCTACCCCAAAATTAATAATTTTGTTTACATTATGTTTATTTGCATTATTTAACAATTCTTGGATATT is part of the Candidatus Margulisiibacteriota bacterium genome and harbors:
- a CDS encoding TatD family hydrolase; the protein is MNLIDSHCHLTDIKFSSINIQELLNNANKHNVNKIINFGVDYKDSLNVKEISQNHECLYYGFGCHPHEAKSFLKAEFEESLLAFKNNPKCVAIGEIGLDYFYSYSEQKSQKDVFIYFLEKAQEFQLPASIHSRGAEEDVYQIIKDTKKIKMILHSYTGPLDTLKKLLDIGIYISLNGMITFKNNKNLLDIIQQIPLDKLLIETDGPYLTPEPYRKHINQPEYLVVILNKLAEIKRISIKELANIIEKNTNGLFFP